A window from Actinomycetospora corticicola encodes these proteins:
- the octT gene encoding diglucosylglycerate octanoyltransferase, whose amino-acid sequence MTLLVLGDSLSFHGPRTAHPVDEPRLWPRVAGACLGTSTDLHAGLGWTARHAWTAVRTDPRVWASVRTADAVVLGIGGMDSLPSPLPTAVRELIPVLRPPSLAARARRLYRDRHARLVRLSRGRPTALPPGETVRCLEQIRVAVTTLRPHAPVVLLLPSVHRSALYGGVHPGRSAHVAAMRTWAASTGVRPLEVAPLVAEHVLGGHGNPDGIHWGWPAHRLVGEAVAGLLRPSQRVVPSGTADPGDPQADALTWEDTARRS is encoded by the coding sequence GTGACCCTGCTGGTGCTCGGGGACTCGCTGAGCTTCCACGGGCCCCGCACCGCGCACCCGGTCGACGAGCCGCGGCTGTGGCCCCGGGTCGCCGGTGCGTGCCTCGGGACCTCGACCGACCTGCACGCGGGTCTCGGGTGGACCGCCCGGCACGCCTGGACCGCGGTGCGCACGGACCCGCGGGTGTGGGCGTCGGTGCGGACCGCGGACGCCGTGGTGCTGGGGATCGGCGGGATGGACTCGCTGCCCTCGCCGCTGCCGACGGCCGTGCGCGAGCTGATCCCGGTCCTCCGTCCGCCGTCGCTGGCCGCGCGGGCGCGCCGGCTCTACCGCGACCGGCACGCGCGGCTCGTCCGGCTCTCGCGGGGGCGGCCGACCGCGTTGCCGCCCGGGGAGACCGTGCGGTGCCTGGAGCAGATCCGGGTGGCGGTGACGACCCTGCGTCCGCACGCCCCGGTGGTGCTGCTGCTGCCGTCGGTGCACCGGTCCGCGCTGTACGGCGGGGTGCATCCCGGGCGGTCGGCGCACGTCGCGGCGATGCGGACGTGGGCGGCGTCGACGGGGGTGCGGCCGTTGGAGGTGGCGCCGCTCGTCGCGGAGCACGTGCTCGGCGGGCACGGCAACCCCGACGGTATCCACTGGGGCTGGCCGGCCCATCGACTGGTCGGAGAGGCCGTCGCGGGGTTGCTCCGTCCGTCGCAGCGAGTTGTCCCCAGTGGCACCGCCGACCCCGGTGATCCACAGGCCGACGCGCTGACCTGGGAGGACACGGCCCGACGCTCCTAA
- a CDS encoding 1-aminocyclopropane-1-carboxylate deaminase has translation MSLDDFDRYPLLFGPSPVHRLDRLTAHLGGAEVWAKREDCNSGLAYGGNKTRKLEYIVPDVLASGADTLVSIGGVQSNHTRQVAAVAAKLGLKARLVQERWVDWPDSVNDKVGNILLSRILGADVRLDPAGFDIGLRDSYERALAEVRDAGGVPYGIPAGASEHPLGGLGFAQWAREVEEQEAALGVFFDTIVVCTVTGSTHAGMIAGFAASDRPRRVIGIDASATLEKTRDQVDRIARHTAKLIGLERDLRDDEVTVLEGWAGDRYGIPVASTRAAIELTARLEGVIIDPVYEGKSMAGLVDLVTRGEIDRGSTVLYAHLGGQPALNAYAGAFT, from the coding sequence GTGTCCCTCGACGACTTCGACCGCTACCCGCTGCTCTTCGGCCCCAGCCCGGTCCACCGGCTCGACCGGCTCACCGCGCACCTCGGGGGCGCGGAGGTCTGGGCCAAGCGCGAGGACTGCAACTCCGGCCTCGCCTACGGCGGCAACAAGACCCGCAAGCTGGAGTACATCGTCCCCGACGTGCTCGCGAGCGGCGCGGACACGCTCGTCTCCATCGGCGGCGTGCAGTCCAACCACACCCGCCAGGTCGCGGCGGTCGCGGCGAAGCTCGGTCTCAAGGCGCGGCTGGTGCAGGAACGCTGGGTCGACTGGCCCGACAGCGTCAACGACAAGGTGGGCAACATCCTGCTCTCGCGCATCCTCGGCGCGGACGTGCGGCTCGACCCCGCGGGCTTCGACATCGGCCTGCGCGACTCCTACGAGCGCGCGCTGGCCGAGGTCCGCGACGCCGGCGGCGTCCCCTACGGCATCCCGGCCGGCGCCTCCGAGCACCCGCTGGGCGGCCTCGGGTTCGCGCAGTGGGCCCGCGAGGTCGAGGAGCAGGAGGCCGCGCTCGGCGTCTTCTTCGACACGATCGTCGTCTGCACGGTCACCGGCTCCACGCACGCCGGGATGATCGCGGGCTTCGCGGCGTCCGACCGCCCCCGTCGGGTCATCGGGATCGACGCCTCCGCGACCCTCGAGAAGACCCGCGACCAGGTCGACCGCATCGCCCGCCACACCGCGAAGCTCATCGGGCTGGAGCGGGACCTGCGCGACGACGAGGTCACGGTGCTCGAGGGCTGGGCCGGCGACCGCTACGGCATCCCGGTCGCCTCCACCCGCGCCGCGATCGAGCTCACGGCCCGGCTCGAGGGCGTGATCATCGACCCGGTCTACGAGGGCAAGTCGATGGCCGGGCTGGTCGACCTCGTCACGCGCGGGGAGATCGACCGCGGCTCGACGGTCCTCTACGCCCACCTCGGCGGCCAGCCGGCGCTGAACGCGTACGCGGGTGCGTTCACCTAG
- a CDS encoding AAA family ATPase: MRFVGSDATGRTTLFDSVEDVQSRLADVGYLASTAVATTVFLADRLGKPLLVEGPAGVGKTELARAVAEACGAGLVRLQCYEGIDEARALYEWNHAKQLLRIQASQGQDWDATRDDVFSEEFLLTRPLLTAIRRDEPTVLLVDETDKADVEVEGLLLEVLGDFQVTVPELGTITATQRPFTLLTSNATRELSEALKRRCLFLHLDFPDAELERRIVASRVPQLGEALAGELVRIIGVLRGLDLRKAPSVSETIDWGRTLVALGLDTVDDDAVRQSLNVVLKHRADLVKASAELRLN; the protein is encoded by the coding sequence ATGCGGTTCGTGGGCAGCGACGCGACCGGCCGGACGACTCTCTTCGACTCCGTCGAGGACGTCCAGAGCCGTCTCGCGGACGTCGGCTACCTCGCCTCGACAGCGGTGGCGACGACGGTGTTCCTCGCCGACCGGCTCGGCAAGCCGCTGCTGGTGGAGGGCCCGGCGGGGGTCGGGAAGACCGAGCTCGCGCGGGCCGTCGCGGAGGCCTGCGGCGCCGGGCTCGTCCGGCTGCAGTGCTACGAGGGCATCGACGAGGCGCGCGCGCTCTACGAGTGGAACCACGCGAAGCAGCTGCTGCGCATCCAGGCCAGCCAGGGCCAGGACTGGGACGCCACCCGCGACGACGTCTTCTCCGAGGAGTTCCTGCTCACCCGCCCGCTGCTCACCGCGATCCGGCGCGACGAGCCGACCGTGCTGCTGGTCGACGAGACCGACAAGGCCGACGTCGAGGTGGAGGGCCTGCTGCTGGAGGTGCTCGGCGACTTCCAGGTCACGGTGCCCGAGCTCGGCACGATCACCGCGACGCAGCGGCCCTTCACGCTGCTCACCTCGAACGCCACCCGCGAGCTCTCCGAGGCGCTCAAGCGCCGCTGCCTGTTCCTCCACCTCGACTTTCCCGACGCCGAACTCGAGCGCCGGATCGTCGCCTCCCGCGTCCCGCAGCTCGGGGAGGCGCTCGCCGGGGAGCTGGTGCGGATCATCGGGGTGCTGCGCGGGCTGGACCTGCGCAAGGCGCCGTCGGTGTCCGAGACCATCGACTGGGGGCGGACCCTGGTCGCCCTCGGCCTGGACACCGTCGACGACGACGCGGTCCGGCAGAGCCTGAACGTCGTCCTCAAGCACCGCGCGGACCTGGTCAAGGCGTCCGCCGAGCTGCGGTTGAACTGA
- a CDS encoding RecQ family ATP-dependent DNA helicase: MTTAATDLRADAEATLQRLAGSGAQLREDQWRAVEALVAHGRRALVVQRTGWGKSAVYFVATALLRARGKGPTVIVSPLLALMRNQIEAAERAGIRAVTVNSANTDDWQAVYGEVRAGEVDVLLVSPERLNNPEFRDQVLPELSRTAGLLVVDEAHCISDWGHDFRPDYRRLRTLISELPEGVPVLATTATANDRVTTDVADQLGVSGQGDGALVVRGELDRESLHLNVLSLARGADRFAWLAQHLDELPGSGIVYTLTVSAADELAAFLRERGHAVTAYTGKTDPADRERAEDDLLANRVKALVATSALGMGFDKPDLGFVVHLGAPQSPVAYYQQIGRAGRGVERAEVLLLPGPEDKDIWAYFASLAFPGEPQVRVALSVLGDAGRPLSTAALEPRVELSRGRLEMMLKVLDTDGAVKRVKGGWEATGEPWEYDGKRYLGLAKARRAEQQAMLDYITTDGCRMEFLRRQLDDPGAAPCGRCDNCTGKHYDPSVGEDVRVQAQEVLDRPGVPLAPRKQWPSGMDALEVPLKGKIKPEEAAEEGRAIGRLTDVGWGPRLRPLMRSDDLAPDAIVDAAVEVLKGWGWTERPTGIVWLPSRTRPALVESFAQRIAAIGRLPLLGALADDAPPRYSDPEDDSEPEPPNSAQRLAEVYGRLSVPVDLDPSSGPVLLVDDVSDSGWTLTVAAMLLRRAGAPAVLPLTVATTN, translated from the coding sequence ATGACCACCGCAGCCACCGATCTCCGTGCGGACGCCGAAGCCACGCTGCAGCGGCTGGCCGGGTCGGGCGCGCAGCTGCGCGAGGACCAGTGGCGGGCCGTCGAGGCGCTCGTCGCGCACGGGCGGCGCGCGCTGGTCGTGCAGCGCACCGGGTGGGGCAAGTCGGCGGTGTACTTCGTGGCGACGGCGCTGCTGCGGGCCCGCGGGAAGGGCCCGACGGTCATCGTCAGCCCGCTGCTCGCGCTCATGCGCAACCAGATCGAGGCCGCGGAGCGGGCCGGCATCCGCGCGGTGACGGTGAACTCGGCGAACACGGACGACTGGCAGGCCGTCTACGGCGAGGTGCGCGCCGGTGAGGTCGACGTGCTGCTGGTGAGCCCCGAGCGGCTGAACAACCCGGAGTTCCGCGACCAGGTGCTCCCGGAGCTGTCGCGCACGGCGGGGCTGCTGGTGGTCGACGAGGCGCACTGCATCTCCGACTGGGGGCACGACTTCCGGCCCGACTACCGGCGCCTGCGCACGCTGATCTCGGAGCTGCCCGAGGGCGTGCCGGTCCTCGCCACCACGGCGACGGCGAACGACCGGGTGACCACCGACGTGGCCGACCAGCTGGGCGTCAGCGGACAGGGCGACGGGGCGCTCGTGGTGCGCGGCGAACTCGACCGGGAGTCGCTGCACCTGAACGTGCTGTCGCTGGCCAGGGGGGCCGACCGGTTCGCGTGGCTCGCGCAGCACCTCGACGAGCTGCCGGGCTCCGGCATCGTCTACACGCTCACCGTCAGCGCGGCCGACGAGCTCGCCGCGTTCCTGCGCGAGCGTGGGCACGCCGTCACGGCCTACACGGGCAAGACCGACCCGGCGGACCGGGAGCGCGCGGAGGACGACCTGCTGGCCAACCGCGTGAAGGCGCTGGTCGCCACGAGCGCGCTCGGCATGGGCTTCGACAAGCCCGACCTCGGCTTCGTCGTCCACCTCGGGGCCCCGCAGTCCCCGGTGGCCTACTACCAGCAGATCGGCCGTGCGGGCCGTGGTGTGGAGCGGGCGGAGGTGCTCCTGCTCCCCGGCCCTGAGGACAAGGACATCTGGGCCTACTTCGCCTCGCTCGCCTTCCCCGGCGAGCCGCAGGTGCGGGTCGCCCTGTCGGTGCTCGGCGACGCCGGCCGTCCGCTGTCCACCGCGGCGCTCGAGCCGCGCGTCGAGCTGTCCCGCGGGCGCCTCGAGATGATGCTCAAGGTCCTCGACACCGACGGCGCCGTGAAGCGGGTCAAGGGCGGGTGGGAGGCCACCGGCGAGCCCTGGGAGTACGACGGCAAGCGGTATCTCGGTCTCGCGAAGGCCCGGCGCGCCGAGCAGCAGGCGATGCTCGACTACATCACCACCGACGGCTGCCGGATGGAGTTCCTCCGCCGCCAGCTCGACGACCCGGGCGCGGCGCCGTGCGGCCGGTGCGACAACTGCACGGGGAAGCACTACGACCCGTCGGTCGGCGAGGACGTCCGCGTCCAGGCCCAGGAGGTGCTCGACCGGCCGGGCGTCCCACTCGCGCCGCGCAAGCAGTGGCCGAGCGGGATGGACGCCCTCGAGGTGCCGCTCAAGGGGAAGATCAAGCCGGAGGAGGCCGCCGAGGAGGGCCGGGCGATCGGCCGGCTCACCGACGTCGGGTGGGGCCCACGGCTGCGCCCGCTGATGCGGTCCGACGACCTCGCGCCCGACGCGATCGTCGACGCCGCCGTCGAGGTCCTCAAGGGCTGGGGCTGGACGGAGCGGCCCACCGGGATCGTGTGGCTGCCCAGCCGCACCCGGCCCGCCCTCGTGGAGAGCTTCGCCCAGCGGATCGCCGCCATCGGACGGCTCCCGCTGCTCGGGGCGCTCGCCGACGACGCGCCGCCCCGCTACTCCGACCCGGAGGACGACAGCGAGCCGGAGCCGCCGAACTCCGCGCAGCGGCTCGCCGAGGTGTACGGGCGGTTGTCCGTGCCGGTCGACCTCGACCCGTCGTCCGGGCCGGTGCTGCTCGTCGACGACGTGTCGGACTCCGGGTGGACGCTCACCGTCGCGGCGATGCTGCTGCGCCGGGCCGGGGCGCCCGCGGTCCTGCCGCTGACGGTGGCGACGACGAACTGA
- a CDS encoding FIST signal transduction protein, whose amino-acid sequence MGDPATTQTSAFGDGLAQGPDLEAAAETAVAAATAPLQGRRPDLMSVFVSHPDPDVAAAVGRQAMQIAGATTTLGCRASGVIGDGRGVEDAPAVSVWAASLPGVRVTPFHLQAARHEGGISVGGMPVPAEDDAVAVLLADPFTFPAQGFVEQSGQALPGLPLVGGLATAPVGSTALGPARPGPGGARLFLDGEVHERGAVGVLLGGDVAVRTLVSQGCRPIGPAMTVTGSSGSQLTSLAGAPAYRKLEEILRELGEDDSALAMRGLHLGIAMDEYADEHGRGDFLVRGVVGADEEAGTVTVGDVVEVGRTVRFHVRDASTAGEDLDALMALTATDAPAGGALLFSCTGRGRVMFGDDVSHDVRAIRRGLAPRVAGFFADGEIGPVAAKNHLHGFTASVLAFG is encoded by the coding sequence ATGGGAGACCCCGCGACGACGCAGACCTCGGCGTTCGGGGACGGCCTCGCCCAGGGGCCGGACCTCGAGGCCGCCGCCGAGACCGCGGTGGCCGCCGCCACCGCACCGCTGCAGGGCCGTCGGCCCGACCTGATGTCGGTGTTCGTCTCGCACCCCGACCCGGACGTCGCGGCGGCCGTCGGACGGCAGGCGATGCAGATCGCGGGGGCCACCACCACCCTCGGGTGCCGCGCCTCCGGGGTGATCGGGGACGGGCGCGGGGTCGAGGACGCGCCGGCGGTCTCGGTGTGGGCCGCCTCCCTGCCGGGCGTGCGGGTCACCCCGTTCCACCTGCAGGCGGCGCGTCACGAGGGCGGGATCTCGGTCGGCGGCATGCCGGTCCCCGCCGAGGACGACGCCGTGGCCGTGCTGCTCGCCGATCCGTTCACGTTCCCGGCGCAGGGCTTCGTCGAGCAGTCCGGGCAGGCGCTGCCGGGCCTGCCGCTGGTCGGCGGTCTCGCCACCGCGCCGGTCGGCAGCACGGCGCTCGGACCCGCCCGTCCCGGCCCGGGCGGGGCGCGGCTGTTCCTCGACGGTGAGGTGCACGAGCGGGGCGCCGTGGGCGTGCTGCTCGGCGGGGACGTGGCCGTGCGCACGCTGGTCAGCCAGGGCTGCCGGCCGATCGGGCCGGCGATGACCGTCACCGGCTCCTCCGGCTCGCAGCTGACCTCCCTCGCGGGGGCGCCGGCCTACCGCAAGCTCGAGGAGATCCTGCGCGAGCTCGGCGAGGACGACTCGGCCCTCGCGATGCGCGGGCTGCACCTCGGGATCGCGATGGACGAGTACGCCGACGAGCACGGCCGGGGCGACTTCCTGGTCCGGGGCGTGGTCGGGGCCGACGAGGAGGCGGGGACGGTGACCGTGGGGGACGTCGTGGAGGTGGGCCGCACCGTGCGCTTCCACGTCCGGGACGCCTCGACCGCGGGCGAGGACCTCGACGCGCTCATGGCGCTCACCGCGACCGACGCGCCCGCGGGCGGGGCGCTCCTGTTCTCCTGCACCGGCCGCGGCCGGGTGATGTTCGGGGACGACGTGTCGCACGACGTCCGCGCCATCCGCCGGGGCCTCGCGCCGCGCGTGGCCGGGTTCTTCGCCGACGGCGAGATCGGACCCGTCGCGGCGAAGAACCACCTCCACGGGTTCACCGCGTCGGTGCTGGCCTTCGGCTGA
- a CDS encoding VWA domain-containing protein — protein MGTPDPSPVAPLAPARGLPAHLVDFVQALRRHHVDVGPGETVDAAAVMAEVDLLRREQLREGLAAALLRRSGQRQTFDALFELWWPLGQGAALGEVALPYAEDGSVDVDALRDLLAELLVDGDAAALSELARAVVDGLGGLGAGRGPGAGGSGGPGKDGAQGPPSGFSSYQALNSVKPETLLARVLAELRTRRQAEAADSPFAEEVARRETRARIAEFRRLVQGETTRRGSEIRGREAAARTGVRRQAEQTDFLSAGADTLADLRRRVAPLGRHLATRLAARRRRAHRGPIDMRRTLRRSMSTGGVPVKLEHRRPRPGRPELVLLCDVSGSVAGFSHFTMMLVQALREQFSRIRIFCFVDGCVEVTDLFTPGADLAGILTEVHSRRGLVAWSGHSDYGRAFERFADRWPDAVTSRSSLLVLGDARTNHQDPALGVLSTVVGKARHAHWLNPEPQRQWGTGDSAAIEYGRVMPMHECRTAAQLAGVVGGLLPV, from the coding sequence ATGGGCACCCCGGATCCGTCCCCCGTCGCTCCGCTCGCCCCTGCCCGCGGCCTCCCGGCCCACCTCGTCGACTTCGTGCAGGCCCTCCGCCGCCACCACGTCGACGTCGGGCCGGGGGAGACCGTCGACGCCGCCGCGGTGATGGCCGAGGTCGACCTCCTGCGCCGCGAGCAGCTCCGGGAGGGCCTCGCCGCCGCGCTGCTGCGCCGCAGCGGCCAGCGGCAGACCTTCGACGCCCTCTTCGAGCTCTGGTGGCCGCTCGGGCAGGGGGCGGCGCTCGGCGAGGTCGCGCTGCCCTACGCCGAGGACGGCTCGGTCGACGTCGACGCCCTGCGCGACCTGCTCGCCGAACTCCTCGTCGACGGGGACGCCGCGGCGCTCTCCGAGCTCGCCCGCGCGGTCGTCGACGGCCTCGGGGGACTCGGGGCCGGACGCGGGCCGGGTGCGGGCGGGTCCGGCGGGCCGGGGAAGGACGGCGCGCAGGGCCCGCCGTCGGGCTTCTCCTCCTACCAGGCGCTGAACAGCGTCAAGCCCGAGACGCTGCTCGCCCGCGTGCTCGCCGAGCTGCGCACCCGACGCCAGGCCGAGGCGGCCGACAGCCCGTTCGCCGAGGAGGTCGCCCGCCGCGAGACCCGCGCGCGCATCGCGGAGTTCCGCCGCCTGGTGCAGGGCGAGACCACCCGGCGCGGCAGCGAGATCCGGGGCCGCGAGGCCGCGGCCCGCACCGGGGTGCGGCGCCAGGCCGAGCAGACCGACTTCCTCTCCGCGGGCGCCGACACCCTCGCCGACCTCCGACGACGGGTCGCGCCCCTGGGTCGCCACCTCGCGACGCGCCTCGCCGCCCGCCGTCGTCGGGCGCATCGCGGCCCGATCGACATGCGCCGCACCCTGCGCCGCTCGATGTCGACCGGCGGCGTCCCGGTCAAGCTCGAGCACCGCCGACCGCGCCCCGGGCGGCCCGAGCTGGTGCTGCTCTGCGACGTCTCCGGCTCCGTGGCCGGGTTCAGCCACTTCACGATGATGCTGGTCCAGGCGCTGCGCGAGCAGTTCTCCCGCATCCGGATCTTCTGCTTCGTCGACGGGTGCGTCGAGGTCACCGACCTGTTCACCCCGGGCGCCGACCTCGCCGGCATCCTCACCGAGGTGCACTCGCGGCGCGGGCTCGTCGCGTGGAGCGGCCACTCCGACTACGGCCGCGCCTTCGAGCGCTTCGCCGATCGCTGGCCCGACGCCGTCACCTCCCGCAGCTCGCTGCTGGTCCTCGGCGACGCCCGCACCAACCATCAGGACCCGGCGCTCGGGGTCCTGTCCACCGTCGTCGGGAAGGCGCGGCACGCGCACTGGTTGAATCCCGAGCCGCAACGGCAGTGGGGGACCGGGGACTCGGCGGCGATCGAGTACGGCCGGGTCATGCCGATGCACGAGTGCCGCACCGCGGCCCAGCTCGCCGGCGTGGTCGGCGGACTGCTCCCGGTCTGA
- the rpmF gene encoding 50S ribosomal protein L32 has protein sequence MAVPKRRMSRANTHARRSQWKAQAPDLVPITVDGREIRVPRPLVRAYQRGILRPDD, from the coding sequence ATGGCTGTCCCGAAGCGCCGGATGTCCCGCGCCAACACCCACGCCCGCCGGTCGCAGTGGAAGGCGCAGGCGCCCGACCTGGTGCCGATCACGGTGGACGGCAGGGAGATCCGCGTGCCCCGGCCCCTGGTCCGGGCCTACCAGCGGGGCATCCTCCGGCCGGACGACTGA
- a CDS encoding YdeI/OmpD-associated family protein: MDQPELLLPDAGAWRLWLEANHADPTGVWLVLAKKAALAVPEPPTVLTYATALDEALCFGWIDGQARRRDALTSFQRFTPRRARSPWSARNVGHVARLTEEGRMHDAGLAEVERARADGRWDAAYAGPATATVPEDLAAAIAASPAAAAMFETLTSQNRYALTHRLGQLKTTRTRERRIAEYVAMLERGETIHPQKR; encoded by the coding sequence GTGGACCAGCCGGAACTCCTCCTTCCCGACGCCGGGGCGTGGCGGCTCTGGCTCGAGGCCAACCATGCCGACCCGACCGGGGTGTGGCTGGTGCTCGCGAAGAAGGCGGCGCTCGCGGTGCCGGAGCCGCCGACGGTGCTCACCTACGCGACGGCGCTCGACGAGGCGCTGTGCTTCGGGTGGATCGACGGCCAGGCCCGTCGTCGGGACGCGCTGACATCGTTCCAGCGGTTCACCCCGCGCCGCGCCCGGTCCCCGTGGTCGGCCCGCAACGTCGGCCACGTCGCGCGGCTCACCGAGGAGGGGCGGATGCACGACGCCGGGCTCGCGGAGGTCGAGCGGGCCCGCGCCGACGGGCGGTGGGACGCGGCCTACGCCGGACCCGCAACGGCGACGGTGCCCGAGGACCTGGCCGCCGCGATCGCGGCCTCACCCGCCGCGGCGGCGATGTTCGAGACGCTGACCAGCCAGAACCGCTACGCGCTGACCCACCGGCTGGGGCAGCTGAAGACGACCCGGACCCGGGAGCGCCGCATCGCCGAGTACGTCGCGATGCTCGAGCGAGGGGAGACGATCCACCCGCAGAAGCGCTGA
- the nadD gene encoding nicotinate-nucleotide adenylyltransferase: MRVGVMGGTFDPIHHGHLVAASEAASRFDLDEVVFVPTGQPWQKSKTDVTPAEDRYLMTVVATASNPRFTVSRVDVDRVGPTYTVDTLHDLAAIFPDDELFFITGADALEQILSWHRADEMFRIAHFVGVTRPGFELVSDHLPKGAVSLIEVPAMAISSTDCRTRVGKGEPVWYLVPDGVVQYIAKRGLYRDGRPPSRLEHLG; the protein is encoded by the coding sequence ATGCGTGTCGGGGTGATGGGCGGGACGTTCGACCCGATCCACCACGGTCACCTGGTGGCGGCGAGCGAGGCGGCGAGCCGGTTCGACCTGGACGAGGTCGTCTTCGTGCCCACCGGGCAGCCGTGGCAGAAGTCGAAGACCGACGTCACCCCGGCCGAGGACCGCTACCTCATGACCGTGGTCGCAACGGCGTCGAACCCGCGCTTCACCGTGAGCCGCGTCGACGTGGACCGCGTCGGGCCCACGTACACCGTCGACACCCTGCACGACCTCGCCGCGATCTTCCCCGACGACGAGCTCTTCTTCATCACCGGCGCCGACGCCCTCGAACAGATCCTCTCCTGGCACCGCGCCGACGAGATGTTCCGCATCGCGCACTTCGTCGGCGTCACCCGCCCCGGCTTCGAGCTCGTCTCCGACCACCTGCCCAAGGGCGCGGTGTCGCTGATCGAGGTGCCCGCGATGGCGATCTCGTCCACCGACTGCCGCACGCGCGTGGGCAAGGGCGAGCCGGTCTGGTACCTCGTGCCCGACGGCGTGGTGCAGTACATCGCCAAGCGCGGCCTCTACCGCGACGGCCGCCCGCCGTCCCGCCTGGAGCACCTGGGGTAG
- a CDS encoding GntR family transcriptional regulator, whose translation MPVPRSEAVAPRTSLREQVFAQLRAAIVDGTLEPGERLHDAELCTWLGVSRTPVREAIARLELAGLVVVKPGSSTVVSPLDHRAARDAAQVAAAMHELATRTAAPLLTEEHRAAMTGANRRFAAALQDDDVDAAIAADDAFHGVPVDVAANQALRDTLDQVTPLLRRMERTRFASLTGRASVAQHTRIVELLAAGEADEAGREARANWLTLT comes from the coding sequence ATGCCGGTTCCCCGCTCCGAGGCCGTTGCTCCGCGCACCTCCCTGCGCGAGCAGGTGTTCGCGCAGCTCCGCGCCGCGATCGTCGACGGCACGCTCGAGCCGGGGGAGCGGCTGCACGACGCCGAGCTCTGCACGTGGCTCGGCGTCAGCCGGACCCCCGTGCGCGAGGCGATCGCCCGGCTGGAACTCGCGGGCCTCGTCGTCGTGAAGCCGGGGAGCTCGACCGTCGTCAGCCCGCTGGACCACCGCGCCGCGCGGGACGCGGCGCAGGTCGCCGCGGCCATGCACGAGCTCGCCACGCGCACCGCCGCGCCACTCCTCACCGAGGAGCACCGGGCCGCGATGACCGGCGCGAACCGACGGTTCGCCGCCGCCCTCCAGGACGACGACGTCGACGCCGCCATCGCCGCCGACGACGCCTTCCACGGCGTGCCCGTCGACGTCGCCGCCAACCAGGCCCTGCGCGACACCCTCGACCAGGTCACGCCCCTGCTGCGGCGCATGGAGCGGACGCGCTTCGCCTCGCTGACCGGCCGCGCGTCGGTCGCCCAGCACACCCGGATCGTCGAGCTCCTGGCCGCGGGCGAGGCCGACGAGGCGGGCCGCGAGGCCCGCGCCAACTGGCTCACCCTCACCTAG
- a CDS encoding histidine phosphatase family protein: MLSRIVLLRHGRTAWNAERRMQGRLDPPLDPTGEAQADATAPGVRDLAPVVVIASDQTRAWQTAAAATEGLDVEPRKEPRLRETDVGRWQGLVDSEVDAGWPGGMDAWRTDAQYRPPDGESRHDAYLRALPVLHELLDADLEGTALLVAHGGVILALTCGFLGIPTEHWGALAPLGNCRCAVLEYRIDRWRLVRWGAEV, encoded by the coding sequence GTGCTGAGCCGCATCGTCCTGCTCCGGCACGGGCGGACCGCGTGGAACGCCGAGCGCCGCATGCAGGGCCGCCTCGACCCGCCGCTGGACCCGACCGGGGAGGCGCAGGCCGACGCGACCGCGCCCGGTGTCCGGGACCTCGCACCCGTCGTCGTGATCGCCTCCGACCAGACCCGGGCCTGGCAGACCGCCGCGGCCGCGACCGAGGGTCTCGACGTCGAGCCGCGCAAGGAGCCCCGGCTGCGCGAGACCGACGTCGGGCGGTGGCAGGGCCTCGTCGACAGCGAGGTGGACGCGGGCTGGCCCGGCGGGATGGACGCCTGGCGGACCGACGCGCAGTACCGCCCGCCCGACGGCGAGTCCCGGCACGACGCCTACCTGCGGGCGCTGCCGGTGCTGCACGAGCTGCTCGACGCCGACCTCGAGGGCACGGCGCTGCTCGTCGCCCACGGCGGCGTGATCCTGGCGCTGACCTGCGGCTTCCTCGGCATCCCGACGGAGCACTGGGGCGCGCTGGCACCCCTGGGCAACTGCCGGTGCGCCGTCCTGGAGTACCGGATCGACCGCTGGCGACTCGTCCGGTGGGGCGCCGAGGTGTGA
- the rsfS gene encoding ribosome silencing factor, with protein sequence MAATDHALRLAEVAALAAADKLAQDVVAIDVSERLPLTDCFVIASAPNERQVQAVVDNVEERLRGEDVKPVRREGTQEARWVLLDFGDVVVHVLHTDERDFYGLERLWKDCPQIDLPAEVSLPRSAE encoded by the coding sequence ATGGCCGCCACCGATCACGCGCTCCGCCTGGCCGAGGTCGCGGCCCTGGCCGCCGCCGACAAGCTCGCCCAGGACGTCGTCGCGATCGACGTCTCCGAACGCCTCCCGCTGACCGACTGCTTCGTCATCGCCTCCGCGCCGAACGAGCGCCAGGTGCAGGCGGTGGTCGACAACGTCGAGGAGAGGCTGCGGGGCGAGGACGTCAAGCCGGTGCGCCGCGAGGGCACGCAGGAGGCCCGGTGGGTGCTCCTGGACTTCGGCGACGTCGTGGTGCACGTGCTGCACACCGACGAGCGCGACTTCTACGGCCTGGAGCGGCTGTGGAAGGACTGCCCGCAGATCGACCTGCCGGCCGAGGTCTCGCTGCCGCGCAGCGCGGAGTGA